Proteins found in one Canis aureus isolate CA01 chromosome 19, VMU_Caureus_v.1.0, whole genome shotgun sequence genomic segment:
- the USP19 gene encoding ubiquitin carboxyl-terminal hydrolase 19 isoform X15 — MSGGASATGPRRGPPGLEEATSKKKQKDRANQESKDGDPRRGSTSSREEQAKEELLLDWRQSADEVIVKLRVGAGPLRLEEVDAAFTDTDCVVRLPGGRQWGGVFYAEIESSCTKVQARKGGLLQLALPKKVPLLTWPSLLKPLGTQEVVPGLRCQENGQEPSPIALEPGPEPRRAKQEARNQKRAQGRGEVGAGAGPGAQAGPSAKRAVHLRRGPEGEGSRDGPGPRGDAPPFLAETATQAEAEEQLRVPPLNPQTCLLGSEENLALLTGEKTVSPRNDPVSPAMSRSRDPEKGDRSKEEMAVAADAVTLVDEPESMVNLAFVKNDSYEKGPDSVVVHVYVKEIRRDTSRVLFREQDFTLIFQTRDGNFLRLHPGCGPHTLFRWQVKLRNLIEPEQCTFCFTASRIDICLRKRQSQRWGGLEAPAARVGGAKVAVPTGPTPLDSAPPGGTPHPLTGQEEARAVEKEKPKPRSEDTGLDGVAARTPMEHVAPKPEPHLASPKPTCMVPPMPHSPVSGDSVEEEEEEEKKVCLPGFTGLVNLGNTCFMNSVIQSLSNTRELRDFFHDRSFETEINYNNPLGTGGRLAIGFAVLLRALWKGTHHAFQPSKLKAIVASKASQFTGYAQHDAQEFMAFLLDGLHEDLNRIQNKPYTETVDSDGRPDEVVAEEAWQRHKMRNDSFIVDLFQGQYKSKLVCPVCAKVSITFDPFLYLPVPLPQKQKVLPVFYFAREPHSKPIKFLVSISKENSSASEVLDSLSQSVHVKPENLRLAEVIKNRFHRVFLPSHSLDTVSPSDTLLCFELLSPELAKERVVVLEVQQRPQVPSIPISKCAACQRKQQSEDEKLKRCTRCYRVGYCNQLCQKTHWPDHKGLCRPENIGYPFLVSVPASRLIYARLAQLLEGYARYSVSVFQPPFQPGRMALESQGPGCTTLLSTSSLEAGDSERDPIQPPELQLVTPVAEGDTGVPRAWAAPDRGPVPSTSGVSSEVLASGPVEVGSLPAGERVSRPEAAVPGYQHPSEAMNSHTPQFFIYKIDASNREQRLEDKGDTPLELGEDCSLALVWRNNERLQEFVLVASKELECAEDPGSAGEAARAGHFTLDQCLNLFTRPEVLAPEEAWYCPQCKQHREASKQLLLWRLPNVLIVQLKRFSFRSFIWRDKINDLVEFPVRNLDLSKFCIGQKEEQLPSYDLYAVINHYGGMIGGHYTACARLPNDRSSQRSDVGWRLFDDSTVTTVDESQVVTRYAYVLFYRRRNSPVERPPRAGHSEHHPDLGPAAEAAASQGLGPGQAPEVAPTRTAPERFAPSVDRPAPTYSNMEEVD, encoded by the exons ATGTCTGGTGGGGCCAGCGCCACAGGCCCAAGGAGGGGTCCCCCAGGATTGGAGGAGGCCACCAGTAAGAAGAAGCAGAAGGATCGAGCAAACCAGGAGAGCAAGGATGGAGATCCTAGGAGAG GGTCGACATCTTCTCGGGAGGAGCAGGCCAAAGAGG AGTTGTTGCTTGATTGGAGGCAGAGTGCAGATGAGGTGATTGTCAAGCTGCGTGTGGGAGCAGGTCCCCTGCGGCTGGAGGAAGTGGATGCTGCTTTCACGGACACAGACTGCGTGGTGCGGCTTCCAG GTGGTCGGCAGTGGGGTGGTGTTTTCTACGCTGAAATAGAAAGTTCTTGCACCAAAGTACAAGCTCGTAAAGGTGGCCTCCTGCAGCTGGCACTGCCCAAGAAGGTGCCTCTGCTCACATGGCCCTCTCTTCTG AAACCTCTAGGGACCCAGGAGGTGGTACCAGGGCTGCGGTGCCAGGAGAATGGGCAGGAGCCATCTCCCATTGCTCTGGAGCCAGGCCCTGAGCCCCGTCGGGCTAAACAGGAGGCCCGGAACCAGAAGCGGGCCCAGGGCCGTGGTGAGGTAGGCGCAGGGGCTGGCCCCGGGGCCCAGGCAGGCCCCAGCGCCAAGAGGGCTGTGCATCTCCgcagagggccagagggggaaggGTCCAGAGATGGGCCTGGACCCCGGGGTGATGCCCCCCCCTTCTTGGCTGagacagccacccag GCAGAAGCTGAGGAACAGCTCCGGGTACCACCATTGAACCCCCAGACCTGCCTCTTGGGCTCAGAGGAGAATCTAGCACTCTTGACAGGAGAAAAGACTGTGTCTCCCAGGAATGACCCAGTCTCCCCAGCCATGTCCCGGAGCAGAGACCCTGAGAAAGGTGACCGTTCCAAAGAGGAGATGGCAGTGGCAGCAGATGCTGTAACCTTGGTGGATG AGCCGGAATCCATGGTGAACCTGGCATTTGTCAAGAATGACTCATATGAAAAGGGGCCAGATTCCGTGGTGGTGCACGTGTACGTGAAAGAAATCCGCAGGGACACCTCTCGAGTGCTTTTCCGCGAGCAGGACTTCACACTTATCTTCCAGACCAG GGATGGAAACTTCCTGAGACTACACCCGGGCTGTGGGCCCCACACCCTCTTCCGTTggcaggtgaagctcag GAACCTGATTGAACCTGAGCAGTGCACCTTCTGCTTCACCGCCTCTCGCATTGACATCTGCCTCCGTAAGCGGCAAAGTCAGCGCTGGGGGGGCCTGGAGGCCCCAGCTGCACGAG TGGGTGGTGCAAAGGTTGCCGTGCCGACAGGTCCAACCCCTCTGGATTCAGCACCACCAGGAGGtacccctcaccccctcacaGGACAGGAGGAAGCTCGGGCTGTGGAGAAGGAAAAACCCAAGCCTCGGTCTGAGGACACGGGGTTGGATGGTGTGGCTGCCCGTACGCCCATGGAGCATGTAGCCCCAAAGCCAGAGCCACACCTGGCCTCG CCCAAGCCCACATGTATGGTGCCTCCAATGCCTCATAGCCCAGTGAGTGGAGAcagtgtggaggaagaggaggaggaagagaagaaggtgTGTCTGCCAGGCTTCACTGGCCTTGTCAACCTAGGCAACACTTGCTTCATGAACAGTGTTATTCAGTCTTTGTCTAACACTCGGGAGCTCCGTGACTTCTTCCATG ACCGCTCCTTTGAGACTGAGATCAACTACAACAACCCATTGGGGACTGGTGGGCGTCTGGCCATTGGCTTTGCTGTGCTGCTCCGGGCGCTATGGAAGGGCACTCACCATGCCTTCCAGCCTTCCAAGTTGAAG GCCATTGTGGCGAGCAAGGCCAGCCAGTTCACAGGCTATGCACAGCATGATGCCCAGGAGTTCATGGCTTTCTTGCTGGATGGGCTGCATGAAGACCTGAATCGCATTCAGAACAAGCCATACACAGAGACTGTGGACTCGGATGGGCGGCCTGATGAG GTGGTGGCTGAAGAAGCATGGCAGCGGCATAAGATGCGGAATGACTCTTTCATCGTAGACCTATTTCAGGGGCAGTATAAGTCGAAGCTGGTGTGCCCTGTGTGTGCCAAG GTCTCCATCACTTTCGACCCATTCCTCTACCTGCCGGTACCCTTGCCACAGAAGCAGAAGGTTCTCCCCGTCTTCTATTTTGCCCGGGAGCCCCACAGCAAGCCTATCAAG TTTCTGGTGAGCATCAGCAAGGAGAACTCCAGCGCAAGTGAAGTGTTGGACTCCCTGTCTCAGAGTGTCCACGTGAAGCCTGAGAACCTGCGTCTGGCTGAG GTGATAAAGAATCGTTTCCACCGTGTGTTCCTGCCCTCCCACTCATTGGACACCGTGTCCCCATCTGACACACTCCTCTGCTTTGAGCTGCTATCCCCAGAGTTGGCTAAGGAACGGGTGGTGGTGCTAGAGGTGCAGCAG CGCCCCCAGGTGCCCAGCATCCCCATCTCCAAGTGTGCAGCCTGCCAGCGGAAGCAGCAGTCAGAAGATGAGAAGCTGAAGCGTTGTACTCGGTGCTACCGCGTGGGCTACTGCAACCA gcTCTGCCAGAAAACCCACTGGCCTGACCACAAGGGTCTCTGCCGCCCTGAGAATATTGGCTACCCATTTCTGGTCAGTGTACCTGCCTCACGTCTCATTTACGCTCGTCTTGCTCAGCTGCTAGAGGGCTATGCCCG GTACTCTGTGAGTGTATTCCAGCCACCCTTCCAGCCTGGCCGCATGGCCTTGGagtcccagggccctggctgcACTACGTTGCTCTCCACTAGCTCCCTGGAGGCTGGGGACAGTGAGAGGGACCCGATTCAGCCGCCTGAGCTCCAGTTGGTGACCCCTGTGGCTGAGGGGGACACAGGGGTCCCTCGGGCATGGGCGGCCCCTGACCGGGGCCCTGTGCCCAGCACCAGTGGCGTTTCTTCTGAGGTGCTGGCCAGTGGGCCTGTTGAAGTTGGCTCCTTGCCTGCTGGTGAGAGGGTGTCTCGGCCCGAAG CTGCTGTGCCCGGATATCAGCATCCAAGTGAAGCCATGAACTCCCACACACCCCagttcttcatctataaaattgatgCATCTAACCGAGAGCAGCGGCTGGAGGACAAAG GAGACACCCCCCTGGAGCTGGGTGAGGACTGTAGTCTGGCTCTAGTCTGGCGAAACAATGAGCGTCTACAGGAGTTTGTGTTGGTAGCCTCCAAGGAGCTGGAATGTGCTGAGGATCCAGGCTCTGCTGGTGAGGCTGCCCGTGCTGGCCACTTCACTCTGGACCAGTGCCTGAACCTCTTCACTCGGCCTGAGGTGCTGGCACCGGAGGAGGCttg GTACTGCCCACAGTGTAAACAACACCGAGAGGCCTCCAAGCAACTGTTGCTATGGCGCCTTCCTAACGTACTTATTGTTCAGCTCAAGCGCTTCTCCTTTCGGAGTTTCATCTGGCGTGACAAGATCAATGACTTGGTGGAGTTCCCTGTTCG GAATCTGGACCTGAGCAAGTTCTGCATCGGTCAGAAAGAGGAACAGCTGCCTAGCTACGACCTGTATGCTGTCATCAACCACTACGGAGGCATGATTGGCGGCCACTACACTGCCTGTGCGCGTCTACCCAATGACCGCAGCAGCCAGCGCAGCGACGTGG GCTGGCGCTTGTTTGATGACAGCACGGTGACAACAGTAGACGAGAGCCAGGTCGTGACGCGTTATGCCTATGTACTCTTCTACCGTCGGCGAAACTCTCCTGTGGAGAGGCCCCCCAGGGCAGGTCACTCTGAGCACCACCCAGACCTAGGCCCTGCAGCTGAGGCTGCTGCCAGCCAG GGACTAGGCCCTGGCCAGGCCCCCGAGGTGGCCCCCACGCGGACAGCCCCTGAACGCTTCGCCCCCTCTGTGGACCGCCCAGCCCCCACCTACAGCAACATGGAGGAGGTCGATTAG
- the USP19 gene encoding ubiquitin carboxyl-terminal hydrolase 19 isoform X14, producing MSGGASATGPRRGPPGLEEATSKKKQKDRANQESKDGDPRRGSTSSREEQAKEELLLDWRQSADEVIVKLRVGAGPLRLEEVDAAFTDTDCVVRLPGGRQWGGVFYAEIESSCTKVQARKGGLLQLALPKKVPLLTWPSLLKKPLGTQEVVPGLRCQENGQEPSPIALEPGPEPRRAKQEARNQKRAQGRGEVGAGAGPGAQAGPSAKRAVHLRRGPEGEGSRDGPGPRGDAPPFLAETATQAEAEEQLRVPPLNPQTCLLGSEENLALLTGEKTVSPRNDPVSPAMSRSRDPEKGDRSKEEMAVAADAVTLVDEPESMVNLAFVKNDSYEKGPDSVVVHVYVKEIRRDTSRVLFREQDFTLIFQTRDGNFLRLHPGCGPHTLFRWQVKLRNLIEPEQCTFCFTASRIDICLRKRQSQRWGGLEAPAARVGGAKVAVPTGPTPLDSAPPGGTPHPLTGQEEARAVEKEKPKPRSEDTGLDGVAARTPMEHVAPKPEPHLASPKPTCMVPPMPHSPVSGDSVEEEEEEEKKVCLPGFTGLVNLGNTCFMNSVIQSLSNTRELRDFFHDRSFETEINYNNPLGTGGRLAIGFAVLLRALWKGTHHAFQPSKLKAIVASKASQFTGYAQHDAQEFMAFLLDGLHEDLNRIQNKPYTETVDSDGRPDEVVAEEAWQRHKMRNDSFIVDLFQGQYKSKLVCPVCAKVSITFDPFLYLPVPLPQKQKVLPVFYFAREPHSKPIKFLVSISKENSSASEVLDSLSQSVHVKPENLRLAEVIKNRFHRVFLPSHSLDTVSPSDTLLCFELLSPELAKERVVVLEVQQRPQVPSIPISKCAACQRKQQSEDEKLKRCTRCYRVGYCNQLCQKTHWPDHKGLCRPENIGYPFLVSVPASRLIYARLAQLLEGYARYSVSVFQPPFQPGRMALESQGPGCTTLLSTSSLEAGDSERDPIQPPELQLVTPVAEGDTGVPRAWAAPDRGPVPSTSGVSSEVLASGPVEVGSLPAGERVSRPEAAVPGYQHPSEAMNSHTPQFFIYKIDASNREQRLEDKGDTPLELGEDCSLALVWRNNERLQEFVLVASKELECAEDPGSAGEAARAGHFTLDQCLNLFTRPEVLAPEEAWYCPQCKQHREASKQLLLWRLPNVLIVQLKRFSFRSFIWRDKINDLVEFPVRNLDLSKFCIGQKEEQLPSYDLYAVINHYGGMIGGHYTACARLPNDRSSQRSDVGWRLFDDSTVTTVDESQVVTRYAYVLFYRRRNSPVERPPRAGHSEHHPDLGPAAEAAASQGLGPGQAPEVAPTRTAPERFAPSVDRPAPTYSNMEEVD from the exons ATGTCTGGTGGGGCCAGCGCCACAGGCCCAAGGAGGGGTCCCCCAGGATTGGAGGAGGCCACCAGTAAGAAGAAGCAGAAGGATCGAGCAAACCAGGAGAGCAAGGATGGAGATCCTAGGAGAG GGTCGACATCTTCTCGGGAGGAGCAGGCCAAAGAGG AGTTGTTGCTTGATTGGAGGCAGAGTGCAGATGAGGTGATTGTCAAGCTGCGTGTGGGAGCAGGTCCCCTGCGGCTGGAGGAAGTGGATGCTGCTTTCACGGACACAGACTGCGTGGTGCGGCTTCCAG GTGGTCGGCAGTGGGGTGGTGTTTTCTACGCTGAAATAGAAAGTTCTTGCACCAAAGTACAAGCTCGTAAAGGTGGCCTCCTGCAGCTGGCACTGCCCAAGAAGGTGCCTCTGCTCACATGGCCCTCTCTTCTG AAGAAACCTCTAGGGACCCAGGAGGTGGTACCAGGGCTGCGGTGCCAGGAGAATGGGCAGGAGCCATCTCCCATTGCTCTGGAGCCAGGCCCTGAGCCCCGTCGGGCTAAACAGGAGGCCCGGAACCAGAAGCGGGCCCAGGGCCGTGGTGAGGTAGGCGCAGGGGCTGGCCCCGGGGCCCAGGCAGGCCCCAGCGCCAAGAGGGCTGTGCATCTCCgcagagggccagagggggaaggGTCCAGAGATGGGCCTGGACCCCGGGGTGATGCCCCCCCCTTCTTGGCTGagacagccacccag GCAGAAGCTGAGGAACAGCTCCGGGTACCACCATTGAACCCCCAGACCTGCCTCTTGGGCTCAGAGGAGAATCTAGCACTCTTGACAGGAGAAAAGACTGTGTCTCCCAGGAATGACCCAGTCTCCCCAGCCATGTCCCGGAGCAGAGACCCTGAGAAAGGTGACCGTTCCAAAGAGGAGATGGCAGTGGCAGCAGATGCTGTAACCTTGGTGGATG AGCCGGAATCCATGGTGAACCTGGCATTTGTCAAGAATGACTCATATGAAAAGGGGCCAGATTCCGTGGTGGTGCACGTGTACGTGAAAGAAATCCGCAGGGACACCTCTCGAGTGCTTTTCCGCGAGCAGGACTTCACACTTATCTTCCAGACCAG GGATGGAAACTTCCTGAGACTACACCCGGGCTGTGGGCCCCACACCCTCTTCCGTTggcaggtgaagctcag GAACCTGATTGAACCTGAGCAGTGCACCTTCTGCTTCACCGCCTCTCGCATTGACATCTGCCTCCGTAAGCGGCAAAGTCAGCGCTGGGGGGGCCTGGAGGCCCCAGCTGCACGAG TGGGTGGTGCAAAGGTTGCCGTGCCGACAGGTCCAACCCCTCTGGATTCAGCACCACCAGGAGGtacccctcaccccctcacaGGACAGGAGGAAGCTCGGGCTGTGGAGAAGGAAAAACCCAAGCCTCGGTCTGAGGACACGGGGTTGGATGGTGTGGCTGCCCGTACGCCCATGGAGCATGTAGCCCCAAAGCCAGAGCCACACCTGGCCTCG CCCAAGCCCACATGTATGGTGCCTCCAATGCCTCATAGCCCAGTGAGTGGAGAcagtgtggaggaagaggaggaggaagagaagaaggtgTGTCTGCCAGGCTTCACTGGCCTTGTCAACCTAGGCAACACTTGCTTCATGAACAGTGTTATTCAGTCTTTGTCTAACACTCGGGAGCTCCGTGACTTCTTCCATG ACCGCTCCTTTGAGACTGAGATCAACTACAACAACCCATTGGGGACTGGTGGGCGTCTGGCCATTGGCTTTGCTGTGCTGCTCCGGGCGCTATGGAAGGGCACTCACCATGCCTTCCAGCCTTCCAAGTTGAAG GCCATTGTGGCGAGCAAGGCCAGCCAGTTCACAGGCTATGCACAGCATGATGCCCAGGAGTTCATGGCTTTCTTGCTGGATGGGCTGCATGAAGACCTGAATCGCATTCAGAACAAGCCATACACAGAGACTGTGGACTCGGATGGGCGGCCTGATGAG GTGGTGGCTGAAGAAGCATGGCAGCGGCATAAGATGCGGAATGACTCTTTCATCGTAGACCTATTTCAGGGGCAGTATAAGTCGAAGCTGGTGTGCCCTGTGTGTGCCAAG GTCTCCATCACTTTCGACCCATTCCTCTACCTGCCGGTACCCTTGCCACAGAAGCAGAAGGTTCTCCCCGTCTTCTATTTTGCCCGGGAGCCCCACAGCAAGCCTATCAAG TTTCTGGTGAGCATCAGCAAGGAGAACTCCAGCGCAAGTGAAGTGTTGGACTCCCTGTCTCAGAGTGTCCACGTGAAGCCTGAGAACCTGCGTCTGGCTGAG GTGATAAAGAATCGTTTCCACCGTGTGTTCCTGCCCTCCCACTCATTGGACACCGTGTCCCCATCTGACACACTCCTCTGCTTTGAGCTGCTATCCCCAGAGTTGGCTAAGGAACGGGTGGTGGTGCTAGAGGTGCAGCAG CGCCCCCAGGTGCCCAGCATCCCCATCTCCAAGTGTGCAGCCTGCCAGCGGAAGCAGCAGTCAGAAGATGAGAAGCTGAAGCGTTGTACTCGGTGCTACCGCGTGGGCTACTGCAACCA gcTCTGCCAGAAAACCCACTGGCCTGACCACAAGGGTCTCTGCCGCCCTGAGAATATTGGCTACCCATTTCTGGTCAGTGTACCTGCCTCACGTCTCATTTACGCTCGTCTTGCTCAGCTGCTAGAGGGCTATGCCCG GTACTCTGTGAGTGTATTCCAGCCACCCTTCCAGCCTGGCCGCATGGCCTTGGagtcccagggccctggctgcACTACGTTGCTCTCCACTAGCTCCCTGGAGGCTGGGGACAGTGAGAGGGACCCGATTCAGCCGCCTGAGCTCCAGTTGGTGACCCCTGTGGCTGAGGGGGACACAGGGGTCCCTCGGGCATGGGCGGCCCCTGACCGGGGCCCTGTGCCCAGCACCAGTGGCGTTTCTTCTGAGGTGCTGGCCAGTGGGCCTGTTGAAGTTGGCTCCTTGCCTGCTGGTGAGAGGGTGTCTCGGCCCGAAG CTGCTGTGCCCGGATATCAGCATCCAAGTGAAGCCATGAACTCCCACACACCCCagttcttcatctataaaattgatgCATCTAACCGAGAGCAGCGGCTGGAGGACAAAG GAGACACCCCCCTGGAGCTGGGTGAGGACTGTAGTCTGGCTCTAGTCTGGCGAAACAATGAGCGTCTACAGGAGTTTGTGTTGGTAGCCTCCAAGGAGCTGGAATGTGCTGAGGATCCAGGCTCTGCTGGTGAGGCTGCCCGTGCTGGCCACTTCACTCTGGACCAGTGCCTGAACCTCTTCACTCGGCCTGAGGTGCTGGCACCGGAGGAGGCttg GTACTGCCCACAGTGTAAACAACACCGAGAGGCCTCCAAGCAACTGTTGCTATGGCGCCTTCCTAACGTACTTATTGTTCAGCTCAAGCGCTTCTCCTTTCGGAGTTTCATCTGGCGTGACAAGATCAATGACTTGGTGGAGTTCCCTGTTCG GAATCTGGACCTGAGCAAGTTCTGCATCGGTCAGAAAGAGGAACAGCTGCCTAGCTACGACCTGTATGCTGTCATCAACCACTACGGAGGCATGATTGGCGGCCACTACACTGCCTGTGCGCGTCTACCCAATGACCGCAGCAGCCAGCGCAGCGACGTGG GCTGGCGCTTGTTTGATGACAGCACGGTGACAACAGTAGACGAGAGCCAGGTCGTGACGCGTTATGCCTATGTACTCTTCTACCGTCGGCGAAACTCTCCTGTGGAGAGGCCCCCCAGGGCAGGTCACTCTGAGCACCACCCAGACCTAGGCCCTGCAGCTGAGGCTGCTGCCAGCCAG GGACTAGGCCCTGGCCAGGCCCCCGAGGTGGCCCCCACGCGGACAGCCCCTGAACGCTTCGCCCCCTCTGTGGACCGCCCAGCCCCCACCTACAGCAACATGGAGGAGGTCGATTAG